The genome window CCAAGTAAGAGGCCACTGCAATGATCTAGGGGACACATGATGATGGCTTAGGCCAAGGTGACAGCAATGGAGGAGGTGAGAGGTGAGCATGTGCTGGCAggttttgaaggtagagccaatGGGACTTCCTGGCATGGTAAGTGGCgtgaaaggaagagaggagacagagatgaCTGCAGGGTATTGTCTTGAGCAACTGAAAGGATAAAGTCTCCAAAAACTGAGATGGGGAAAGCTGCAGGAGAAGCACATTCTGAAGGAGCTCAGCTTTGGCCGTGCTCAGTGTGAGATGTTTATTTATTAGGCACCTAAGATCAGGCAGTGGGATTCAAAGTCCAGCATTCCAAGAAGAGGTCTGGGCTGAAGCTCTGAATGGAGCAGATAACAGAGAAAGTAGAAGAGATGATGAAGGACTGAGCCTTGTGGCCCCCAAAATTAAAAgtgtgggaagaagaggaagaaccagCCAAGGAGATTAAGGAAAACTAGGTATCTTGGAGGTGCAGGGAAGAAAGTGTCTTCAGGAAGAAAAGGATAGGAGTCTGTGAAGGCTCAAGTAAGATGAGGACTGAAAGTGCCGCAGAATCCAGCAGCTTGGAGAACAGTGGAACGAGGGGGCAAAAACTCGGTTGGGATGAATCCAAGAAAATAATGGGGagagagaaattagagatgaATGTCTATAATACTTTCATAGAATCTTGCTAtaagagaagcagaaaaagctGAAGAGGGAAGGGTTCAAAGAGAGGGGGACTTTTTTGGAGGATTGGTGAAAAACTAGCATATTTGTACATTGGTGGGAATTATCCAGTAAAGGGAGAAAGACAAATGCCAAAGAGAGGGGAGAGGTGAGCAGGCAAAGGGGGTAGGTCCAGGTACACAGTGAAGGGTTGGCATGGATGAGAGACACGGATGAGAGAGAGCACAGACAGGGCAGAGAGAAGGCAGAGTGTGGAGGCACCCAGGCAGGGCGGCTGGTGAGAGAATCAGACTGTGGGCTTTGCATGGCCTCTATTTCCTTAGTGACATAAGAAGGAACGCCAACTATTAAGAGAGAGGATGGAAGAGGAGGTGGCAGTTTTAAAGAGAGGAGATGGTATAAAACAGCTTCTAGTTTGTGTGTTCGAATATAAGgatgacagaaataaaatgtataactaCGGAACCAAGACAGCAGACAATAAAACAGGAAAGCTCAATGAACTcagtagaaaatagaaacaaagaaataaagatttaaagGGAAAATATGGTAAAGACAAAAATGTAAGTCCAAACATGTCAGTCATCAAAATAAATGTGACCGGTTAAAACCACTAATTAAAAGTCGGAGGCTTTTCATTTGGATTCTACAAAAGGAGATGTTGAGCTTATTTGGCAGCCCAGGCTGATGAGGCTGAACGTAACAGTTACTAAAACAAAGTCTGGACATATTTACACCAAAGTGTGAACAACGGTGATCGCCGGTTGGGTGAGTTTagaaatgacttttatttttattacacctTTCAGTATTTTCTGAATTTGGGGGAAGGtgtgtaaattaattttataatcggggggaaaaatggaaattgttttaaaaactacCCATGCACTTCAGAAAGTCTTCATGGAACCTCCATTTGCTGTCCAAATCAGTACTGAGATCCAAAGAGGCTTTAAAGAAGGGTCTCTGTCCTCTGGGAACTGACTGGAAATAAGACCAGCTGGACTGTAATAGAAAAGTGCAGGACAGTATAAAGATGGAGCTTCACTGATGACTCCGAGCCCCAGGTATAAGCAGGAATAAGCAAGGAGAGCCCCCTGGAGGAGGAGGCACTTGCAGTCCATGCAGGATGTGGCCCAAAGGAGAGTCTGGAGATGGCACTTCAGGCTGGGGGTACAGTATGAGCGATGGCTGGAACCAAGCAAGCCAGCACAGGGCACAGGTAGGCAGCAGTGGATGGGTCAGGGCATAGAGTCCAAGGAGGCGAAGAGGTTGCACTTGGTGCATTATGTGcaggggcagagggaagagtgGGTAAGGCAGAAAGAAGCAGATGGGAGAAAAGTTAGTCCCCGGATGGGCAGTCTTGTGTCTGAAGCACATGAGAACAAATGGCTGGGTTGCCATAACTGCTGaattgcacatgtgtgcatgcattcaTGTACATACACGCCCACATGAGCACACATATGGATACAcgcatgtatgtgcatgcactAGTGGATACATGTATGCATGCGTGCGCACaagcacacgcacatgcacacacacttttttGCTGCTTCATGTCCTCTGGCCCCTTAGTCTGGAGAATTAATCGTTGCAACTAAGGGGGGTTCTCTTGGCCCTGGTCCAACCTTTCCTGACACCCCAGCACACATGCTGCCTGCCCCCCTCCCCTGGGAAGGTATGGCCAGCTGTTGCTGACTGGATGTCCCCTGGCTTTTAAGCAGGATCTGACATGAGGGCTTGCAGTGTGGGGATGAGTTGAAGGGGCAGGAGCAGTGGCAGGAGGACCAGGGAGGGGACAGCTGTGGAGTGGGAGCAATGGGGAGGGAAAAATCCTTAGGAGGCAAAATCATCAGAGCTTGATGGGGTTGAGAGAGAGGATCAGGAGATGTGAGCCAAGACACAGGGGTTCTGGTCAGGGGACCTGCGGTGGTTGGCCATAGCCAAGGCGAGGGTCCTGGGAGGAGTGgatgtggggagggggcagagatCTCGGGTGGCTTTAGACGTACTGAGCTTGAGGAATCTGCTGGGTGTCTGGTGAAGGTGGAAAGCCCTAATGAGGGCTCAAGAGAGGGTAACAGCAAAAGGGTACGGGATGTCAACGATAGCAGGTGACTGAAGTCAGGGCCCTGGGTGGGGGGGCCAGGCCACACAGCCTGGGAGGCGTTGGGGGTAGGATGGCTGCAGTGACTCAGGTCACACGCTCAGAGGTCCTCACAGCTGACTGCATGTCCTCGAGCACAGGATGTCACTCAAGGCTCACACCAGCCCCCAAATTAGGAGGATCCCTGGCCTGCCTTCTCCTGGGTCAGCTCATGGCCTGGTCACAGCCACTTTGAGACCCAGAGCCCAGGTCTCCACCCAGGCCTGTCACAGACCAGGATAGCCCTCCAAGGCCACAGCAAAAGCTGCGGGCCTTTGCAGCCGTGCCTGCCTCAGAGCCGGGTTAAACTTTGACTGAGGAAATGATTACTAAACCCTATTCCACCAGTGTCACCTAGTCACACTTAAATTCCGGACTGGGTGACCAGCCTCCATGCTCCTCACTTTACTGGAAGTCCAGGGCAACTGTATCTCTGGGGAGACAGTGGTGGCTTCAGGTCCCAGTTAGAGCCACCCTGACTGGCGGGTGCCCAGAGAGCTCTGGCCTGGAATTAGCAGTCAGTGGCCCTGACATGCTCGCAGCTGCCCGGCTGGGGAAGCTGGTGTGGGTCCTGCCACGGGAAATCAGGCCACTTGCGTTGGCCCCTCTGACCTGGGCCCCTCTGTAAAGTGGACATATCCTCTGGGTGCCCTGGGCAGCCTCCATGGCATTTTCTGAACTCCTGGACCAAGTGGGCAGCCTGGGCAGGTTCCAGATTCTTCAGACTGTGGCTTTGGTGGTCCCCATCATGTGGGTCACCACTCAGAGCATGCTGGAGAACTTCTCGGCCGCTGTGCCCGACCACCGCTGCTGGGTGCCCCTCCTGGACAACAATACAGCCCAGGCCAGTGTCCCCGaagccctgggtcctgaggccctCCTGGCCATTTCCATCCCGCCAGGCCCCAACCAGGGGCCCCATCAGTGTCGCCGCTTCCGCCAACCTCAGTGGCAGCTCCTGGACCCCAATGTCACGGCCACCAACTGGAGCGAGGCTGCCACGGAGCCGTGCCTGGACGGCTGGGTCTATGACCGCAGCACCTTCACCTCCACTGTTGTGGCCAAGGTAAGGgcctcccccacacccaccccaagtcCTGGCCCCTTGGAGGTCAAAGTCACAGATGACAGCTGGCTGGACTCAAAATGGTCCAGTCCTTAGAGGGACCCACCTCTCCAGGCCTCCCTCATTCTCAGGTCGGCTCTCAGCCCCTGGGTGGCAGGAATCAGTCTATGGACAAAGactggcccccacccccaccccaggctacTGGAGTACGGGCGGCACCTGAGAGTGGGCACATCCGAGCATTTGCACCTGGACACCTCGCTGGCCTCACCCTGTCCCAGCTCTGCTCACACTTAGCTGTGACTCTGGCAACACAGTCACAGGGGGACTCAGTGACCATTCACTGCATTCCCTAGGCCAAAGCACATGGAATATGGGACAACCCCAGGTAGCATCCCAGAAGGCGGCATTGGGCAAATCTGGGCAAGTGGGGAAGGGCAAGTGATCCCAGCAAGAGGGAAGTGGCCTTGCGGAGGGCAGGAGGGGTCTCAGACCATGGCTGTTGCAGAGTGGGAGAGGCAGGGGAAGGGGGCAGACGAGACGAGAAAGTCCTCAATCCTTGGGCACTAGGGGGTCATGGAGAGGCTTAGGCAAACCTGACAGGAGATCCCTCATGAGGCCAAGCTACGCCTGTGAGTACCCTTGCTGCTCTATGTCCCTAGAGGTCACCAGGCCAGCCACCTACACCCAGCTCCCTGGAGGCTTCCCATCCAGCTCCTCTGCCCCCACCTGCCTGGGCTCCCAGCCTCTTGAGAAcagcttcccttcctctcccaccagTGGGACCTGGTGTGTGACTCCCAGGCCCTGAGGCCCATGTCTCAGTCTATCTACCTGGCTGGGGTCTTGGTGGGAGCTGCTGTGTGTGGCTACACCTCAGACAGGTGAGTACCCCCAGGCCTGGCAGGCCTCCTTTCCCATCGCCATCCCTGCATTCCTATGCCCCTGCCCTGACTGGCCCCAAACTGGCCTCTCACAATTGGGTCCAGAGTTTCCTGCTTGCCGTCAGAGTGCTGGGTGTGGGTCTCACATCTGCCACCCTGCAGCTGTGCTGCCCGAGTAAGTCTcacaccctctctgagccttggggTTGTAGAGGGTCGTTGCTTCCCATCAGATATTCACAGCTAACCCTTCTCGGCCACGCACCTGCCCTCAGCAGCTGCTTGAGTGCTCCTGCTGACAGGGAACTCAGTCCCCACTGAGAGTGCCTTCCGCTCAGACCAGGGACTGTCCTTATGCTCACGAGTGAGTGTCGCTTTAGCATCAGCCTCAGCTCAGGGGGCAAGCTCTTGATGGTCCAGACTGCTGTGGCCGGCGCCACCGCGCACCACGGGCTCCTGCACCCTCGTGCTTGTGTGTGTGCTGCAGGTTCGGGCGCAGACTGGTGCTGACCTGGAGCTACCTTCAGTTGGCCGTGGCAGGCACGGTGGCTGCCTTTGCCCCCGCCTTCCCTGTGTACTGTCTGTTCCGTTTCCTGATGGCCTTTGCCGTGGCGGGTGTCATGATGAACACAGGCACTCTCTGTAGGTCCCTGACCTGGTGCCATGCAGGGGAGGCTCTGCACAGGCTCCAGGCATGACCCACGCGGTCTCCTTGCAGTGATGGAGTGGACATCAGCACAGGCCCAACCCTTGGTGATGACCTTGaattctctgggcttcagtttcggCCAGGTCCTGACGGGTGCAGTGGCCTACGGAGTGCGCGACTGGGCGCTGCTGCAGCTGGTGGTCTCCGCCCCCTTCTTCCTCTGCTTTGTGTACTCCTGGTGGGTGCCACACTCCATCCCTTCCTTAAAGGGACCCTGCCCATTCTCCACCTGGGGGACAGGAGACTCTCCTTTCCCTGGAGACAGAAGGGTGCTGGAGGCCAGGGCCACATGGGCTGGAGGAAAGACAGAGGAGCCTGGCTCAGCGGGCCAGTCACAGCATGAGATGCTCACCCACTCTAATTAGGACTCAAGCACCTGGGAcacctgccctgcccctcccaggtGCCTCTTTCTCCGACtcatccttcttccctccttcctcccatcaCCTCATGGCCCTTTCCCTCTCCAGTCCCTACCTGCCTCGGCATCTGGGCCTCCAGACCTGTTTTCTGAGCCCCTCCTTTGTGCCAAGCATGGCAGCACTATGCCAGGCTGAGGGGTGGTATACAACGATacaacatgcacatacacacatgcacacacacgcacgcggcacacacatgcatacacagctcacacatgcacacatatacacatggcacatacatgcacacatatacacgtggcatacatacatgcatacacatagcacacacatgcacacaacacatgtgcacacacacatacggcACAGCTGCAGTCTGCCTCACATCCT of Cynocephalus volans isolate mCynVol1 chromosome 4, mCynVol1.pri, whole genome shotgun sequence contains these proteins:
- the SLC22A12 gene encoding solute carrier family 22 member 12 isoform X1, whose protein sequence is MAFSELLDQVGSLGRFQILQTVALVVPIMWVTTQSMLENFSAAVPDHRCWVPLLDNNTAQASVPEALGPEALLAISIPPGPNQGPHQCRRFRQPQWQLLDPNVTATNWSEAATEPCLDGWVYDRSTFTSTVVAKWDLVCDSQALRPMSQSIYLAGVLVGAAVCGYTSDRFGRRLVLTWSYLQLAVAGTVAAFAPAFPVYCLFRFLMAFAVAGVMMNTGTLLMEWTSAQAQPLVMTLNSLGFSFGQVLTGAVAYGVRDWALLQLVVSAPFFLCFVYSWWLAESARWLLITGGLDQGLQELQRVAAINGRRATGDTLTTEVLLSAMQEELSAGQSPASLVTLLRTPGLHLRTCVSSLCWFAFGFTFYGLALDLQALGSDIFLLQVLIGVVDIPAKIGTLLLLRCLGRRPLQAASLVLAGLCILANTLVPHEMGTLRSALAVLGLGGVGAAFTCMTIYIAELFPTVLRMTAVGLAQMAARGGAILGPPVWLLGIHGPSLPLLVYGTVPVLCGLAALLLPETQSLPLPDTIQDVQNQALRKAAHRTPGCPVLKSTQF